The following are from one region of the Saimiri boliviensis isolate mSaiBol1 chromosome 18, mSaiBol1.pri, whole genome shotgun sequence genome:
- the LOC141582058 gene encoding uncharacterized protein LOC141582058, whose amino-acid sequence MQMLQSSRSGRGWMLDCELMLMMSAVKIPAAATPCSQKRSESASDALPRLSLCVCVPVCARVLARASVSSRGEGVACECVEGKSQSVSEKQRSATSEEPDSTSVARTFMLWLVRLFYPAFYATKPWIIPKVQILFSNHKQG is encoded by the exons ATGCAAATGCTGCAGTCCAGCAGGTCTGGGAGAGGGTGGATGCTAGACTGTGAGTTAATGTTAATGATGAGCGCAGTGAAAATACCAGCCGCTGCCACCCCCTGCTCGCAGAAGCGCTCTGAGTCAGCATCAGATGCTCTGCCTCGCCTCtcgctgtgtgtctgtgtgcctgtgtgcgcgcgcgtgctcGCTCGGGCATCCGTGTCTAGCCGAGGGGAGGGGGTGGCGTGTGAGTGCGTGGAGGGTAAAAGCCAGTCAGTCAGTGAGAAGCAAAG ATCAGCTACCTCAGAAGAACCAGATTCCACTTCTGTGGCCAGGACTTTTATGTTATGGCTGGTCCGATTGTTTTACCCTGCGTTCTATGCTACTAAACCTTGGATAATTCCTAAAGTACAAATTCTGTTCTCGAACCACAAACAAGGCTAA